DNA from Candidatus Obscuribacterales bacterium:
CTTTGCAGGAGGTTTCAGCACTGCCAGGTCAAAGGTTATGCCTTGACTCAGCAGCACCAGATTCTTAAGGATGCAACCTTACTGTCTGACCGGGCACCAAACGCTGAGAACCGTCAGCAATTAAGCGATCGCCTGGCTGCAGCGTACCTCGCACGAGGACTCGCTCCGTTTCCATATGCAAGATTTCCACCTCTTGCCGATTCACCTTAAAGTACGCTAGATCTTGAGCACTTTCATCGGGTCTAACAGTATAGACAGTCCACAGTCCCCGTACTCCTGGCACTAAAGCCGTTGTCGGTACCCAATAGCCTTCACTCACAACGCGATCGCTGAGCATTAACCGAGCTGTTTGTCCCGAAGGTACATCATTCATATCCACATCCAGCAATACCGTCACAGTGCGGCTCGTGGGATCAACCTCAGGTAAAATCGAGAGTACCTGAGCTGAATACGACGTACCTGCGATCGCTACCGTTTGAGCCGATCCAACCCTGGGCACATGCTGGGGCGGCACCCCAATTCTCGCCTCCCAAGATCCAGTTTCCACCAGCCGCAGCACCGGTTCTCCAGATCCAACCACCACGCCCTCATCCACGTAGCGTAGGGCAACTTGTCCAGAAAACGGTGCATAGAGAACACGTTGGCTCAGGGCGACATCTAAGCTAGCGAGGTTAGCCTGAAGCTGTTGGATGCGGGCTTCTTGGGCCGCAATCTGCTCTGGACGTGTTCCCGTCTGCAGTTCCTGCTGCTGCTGCTGGGCAGCCGTGAGACGGGCCCGTAGTGATCCGACCTGATAGGTTACTTCATCCAAATCCTGTTGAGCGATCGCTCCTTCTGTGAACAAAAGCTGCCGCCGCTGTTGAAGCAGTTCTGCCAGATCCAGTTGATTGCGAATATCCTCTACCGTTGCAGTCGCAGCCGCGATCGCTTCCTGGCGCGGCCCGGCCTGTAGTTCCTGGAGCTGCGCTTGGGCCACAGCGAGCTGAGCCAAGACAGCCTGTTGCTCGGTCTCCAACGTCTGGGTATTGAGATAAGCTAACGGCGCACCCTCGGTTACTTCCATCCCCTCCGTCACCGCAATTTGGGTGACTTCGCCACCCTGCTCAAACCCCAGCTCGCTACTGCGCCGCGCCCGAACCTCACCGGTATAGGCTCGATCCACGTCATAGCCCTGCACCGGCTCGATGACTAGGGTCGAAACCGGCAAAACCATCCCATCATCTGCTTCAGAGGCCATACTCTGACGAGATGCCTCCAAAACGGGTAGGATTTGCAGTCCTACCCAAACACCTGCACTCAACATGGCTCCAGCAATGGCTACTCTGGATGGCCATCGTCGCCGATGGTGAGTGGACAACTGTCCTGCTTTTGTCTGAGTTTCCGTCATGGTTCCTCTGAAACGCAAGTTGACTAGCTAAATAGTTGTATACTAAATTTGTTGAGTATGCATGTCAGTGTATTCTAGAGTCATATACCTGTCAAGTACTGTCCATGTCCCTCTCCCACACCATCCTGGCTAGCCTAGTACACCATCCCACCACGGGCTATGAGCTTGTTAAGGATTTCAATGAACGCATTTCCTGCTATTGGCAAGCCAGCCAACAGCAAATCTATCGGGAACTGAGCCGCATGGAAGAGCAGGGTTGGATTGAGGGGGAGCGGGTCATCCAAAGCGATCGCCCCAATAAAAAGCTCTATCGCGTCACCGAACTAGGGCTCAATGTATTAAAAGACTGGCTGGTGCAGCCCTCTCATCCAGCCGCGATACGAGAAGAGCTGTTGGTCAAGGTCTTGGCAGGCTACTTGGTGGATAGAAAGGTGATTCGCGCTGAGGTAGAGCGGCGGCGGCAGTATCACCAGCTTCGCTTTCAACACCATCAGCAAACCGAGCAGGATTATTTCCAGGATCTAGACTCTGCATCACTTGCTATGCAGTTTACCTATCGCACTCTGCGGCGAGGCCTCCGCTATGAAGCTGATTGGATTGCTTGGTGTGATGAGACGATCGAGTGGCTGGATAGCATGGCTGAAAACCAAGATCCTAACGGTGGTCAGTCTGGTTGAAACTTAGTTGGCTGACAAATCTGGTGTTGCTGAGTCCAGGGATGAGCGTTGGTGAATACAAGTATGAATGTCTAAATCCGCCCTCACCCTAGCCCTCTCCTTGGGGTGAGGGCTCCCTTCTCCCCAGGGAGTAGGGTTGGGGATGAGGGCCAATCATCTATCGATTCAGCAATGTCCGAGAATGAACCTCTAGCTAGGAACTCTCAAACTCTATGCAAAATCCTGAGGAATCATCCTGCTATTCAGCAACGCTACCAATCTTGTTGCATAGTCTAGGCAAGGTGAAACCCCGAACTAGGTTAACCTAAGTTCGGGATAAGCTGAAAACCTCATTCTCTCGTAGGCTGAGAGCTAGGTTCTTTCATGCAACAAGATGAAAAATTCCCTTAACCCGAACTGACGTTAGGTTAGATTTTGTTAGGTCACGCTGATGCTAATTCAACCTACGAGAGAGTTAAGACTGCAGGAGTTTTGCCCGTCAATCAGGAAGCGTTGCTGAATAGCGATAGGATTGGTGCTAACAAACTGTGAACAAAGCGCTCTCGCACACCGCTCCTAGGTGATCAGCAAGAACAGTTCTCCACGATTCTCCCATAGCATCAGTACACCACTGAGAGCTACAAATGTCAGAATAGCGTGGCGAAACTGCTGGCGACTCATATGGTACAGCACATATTTGCCTAGCCAGTTCGCCGGAATGGCCGCCAGTCCTACTACCAATCCATAGCCCACATACTGCCAACTGAGAATACCCAGCGCTAGGTAGCTGACAAGCTTCAGGCTGTGCATGAGGGTAACAGTGATCGATTTGGTAGCAATGAGATCCTCTTTTTCCAAGCCATAGCTCAGATAAAGAGGATTGAGGATCGGCCCCGTACTTCCTACAAGGCTAGAGATAAAGGCATTGATCAGGGAAAGGGGAAAGAACTGCCAGGCTTGAATCGTGATGCGAAGCTGCGATTGATTGATGAACGCCGTCACCGCCATCACGATCAGCAAAATGCCCATAATTGCTTGCAGCCATT
Protein-coding regions in this window:
- a CDS encoding efflux RND transporter periplasmic adaptor subunit, yielding MTETQTKAGQLSTHHRRRWPSRVAIAGAMLSAGVWVGLQILPVLEASRQSMASEADDGMVLPVSTLVIEPVQGYDVDRAYTGEVRARRSSELGFEQGGEVTQIAVTEGMEVTEGAPLAYLNTQTLETEQQAVLAQLAVAQAQLQELQAGPRQEAIAAATATVEDIRNQLDLAELLQQRRQLLFTEGAIAQQDLDEVTYQVGSLRARLTAAQQQQQELQTGTRPEQIAAQEARIQQLQANLASLDVALSQRVLYAPFSGQVALRYVDEGVVVGSGEPVLRLVETGSWEARIGVPPQHVPRVGSAQTVAIAGTSYSAQVLSILPEVDPTSRTVTVLLDVDMNDVPSGQTARLMLSDRVVSEGYWVPTTALVPGVRGLWTVYTVRPDESAQDLAYFKVNRQEVEILHMETERVLVRGTLQPGDRLIADGSQRLVPGQTVRLHP
- a CDS encoding PadR family transcriptional regulator — protein: MSLSHTILASLVHHPTTGYELVKDFNERISCYWQASQQQIYRELSRMEEQGWIEGERVIQSDRPNKKLYRVTELGLNVLKDWLVQPSHPAAIREELLVKVLAGYLVDRKVIRAEVERRRQYHQLRFQHHQQTEQDYFQDLDSASLAMQFTYRTLRRGLRYEADWIAWCDETIEWLDSMAENQDPNGGQSG
- a CDS encoding sulfite exporter TauE/SafE family protein — its product is MPLLLLGLVSFLAWFVSMLSGGGSPLILIPLVSLWFGAQAVAPVITVGMLVGNAQRSIFFWNRIDWKLTLWHVPGTLIGAVLGAYAFKEINLEWLQAIMGILLIVMAVTAFINQSQLRITIQAWQFFPLSLINAFISSLVGSTGPILNPLYLSYGLEKEDLIATKSITVTLMHSLKLVSYLALGILSWQYVGYGLVVGLAAIPANWLGKYVLYHMSRQQFRHAILTFVALSGVLMLWENRGELFLLIT